A single genomic interval of Porphyromonas sp. oral taxon 275 harbors:
- a CDS encoding ABC transporter permease produces MRRFRSHLLQLALGALLLHVLWIIGYLALHSEVLPAPWQVYRHMLQMDWTALAEHSLQSLARIAWGIALASLLGWLLALGMVSLPRFGRSLSTFIYFSYPIPKLALLPVVMLLAGLGEATKVIMIVLIILFQLAVTMRDALLQIPVEHFALLQSLGASWSARLRHILLPAVLPAFLSALRIALGTAISVLFVTETYGTTLGLGYYITDAWMRIDYLDMYAGIALLSVIGLSIFVLIDLLEALLCPWTQRASEQPL; encoded by the coding sequence ATGAGACGCTTTAGATCCCACCTCCTACAGCTCGCCTTGGGGGCGCTGCTCCTACACGTCCTCTGGATCATCGGCTACCTAGCACTCCACAGCGAGGTGCTGCCCGCCCCCTGGCAGGTCTACCGACACATGCTGCAGATGGACTGGACGGCTCTCGCAGAGCACAGCCTGCAGAGCCTTGCGCGCATCGCTTGGGGCATTGCCTTGGCGAGCCTCCTCGGCTGGCTCCTCGCACTCGGCATGGTCAGCCTGCCGCGCTTCGGGCGTAGCCTCTCGACTTTCATCTACTTCTCCTACCCCATTCCGAAGCTGGCTCTACTGCCCGTCGTCATGCTCCTAGCTGGGCTCGGCGAGGCGACCAAAGTCATCATGATCGTCCTGATTATCCTCTTCCAGCTGGCGGTGACGATGCGCGATGCCCTCCTGCAGATCCCTGTGGAGCACTTCGCCCTCCTGCAGAGCCTCGGAGCTAGCTGGAGCGCGCGCCTACGGCACATCCTTCTGCCCGCGGTACTGCCCGCCTTTCTCTCCGCCCTGCGCATCGCGCTAGGCACTGCCATATCTGTGCTCTTCGTCACCGAGACCTACGGCACGACACTTGGGCTAGGCTACTACATCACGGACGCCTGGATGCGCATCGACTACTTAGATATGTATGCAGGGATCGCCCTGCTGAGCGTGATTGGGCTTAGCATCTTCGTCCTCATCGACCTCCTCGAGGCGCTACTCTGTCCCTGGACACAGCGTGCCAGCGAGCAGCCGCTCTAG
- a CDS encoding ABC transporter ATP-binding protein, with the protein MALEITDLSISYPSRGHQQTAVLSGLSLSLAEDEICCIMGPSGCGKSSLLHTLAGILTPTSGSLRLKGQPLDPQHQQIALVPQQYGLLPWKCVRDNLQLPAALGKRLVQPEQQRAILDILGLSTLLDRYPQELSGGQRQRIALARAFFMQPDLLLLDEAFSALDISTAERSRQLFLELWHAYPTPTLIVTHSPQETLELSRRTLVFGGQPSQLLADLSSPSLELLTQRLRQSYETL; encoded by the coding sequence ATGGCACTAGAGATTACCGATCTCAGCATCAGCTACCCCTCCAGAGGGCACCAGCAAACCGCGGTGCTCTCTGGTCTTTCTTTGTCGCTGGCCGAGGATGAGATCTGCTGCATCATGGGCCCCTCAGGCTGCGGCAAGTCCTCCCTCCTGCATACCCTGGCGGGCATCCTCACGCCTACGAGCGGCAGCCTTCGACTCAAGGGGCAGCCACTCGACCCACAGCACCAGCAGATCGCCCTCGTCCCGCAGCAGTACGGCCTCCTGCCGTGGAAGTGCGTGCGCGATAATCTCCAGCTCCCCGCCGCCCTCGGCAAGCGCCTCGTCCAGCCCGAGCAGCAGCGCGCCATCCTCGACATCCTAGGCCTCAGTACGCTCCTCGACCGCTATCCACAGGAGCTCAGCGGTGGCCAGCGCCAGCGTATCGCCCTAGCCCGAGCCTTCTTCATGCAGCCCGATCTACTGCTGCTGGACGAAGCCTTCTCCGCGCTGGACATCTCCACGGCCGAGCGCTCGCGCCAGCTCTTCCTCGAGCTCTGGCACGCCTACCCTACCCCGACCCTCATCGTGACGCACAGTCCTCAGGAAACGCTGGAGCTCTCTCGGCGCACCCTTGTCTTCGGAGGACAGCCCAGCCAGCTCCTGGCCGATCTTAGCTCACCGAGCCTCGAGCTCCTCACCCAGCGACTACGCCAGAGCTATGAGACGCTTTAG
- a CDS encoding ABC transporter substrate-binding protein — translation MVQQPKHRKALLGTLALGLALTAGILSSCLTGGRKAGAQPALILGIMPSVDYLPIAIASEHGFFDDSVELVRFSSPMERDAALQTGSVDGSITDYMSAMLLQSKGQELVLPVATQGSFRLVFGHNEDLMRLSDLEGKHIGLSSHTVIEYATEKALVSPKGKTLPFTPVEVQKVPIRLEMLRSGELDAAILPEPFATLAATKGLRVVSLPDGIIEHITGLALLRKSYETKRSAVVSLIKGYNEAIAYMQEAPREEWVGSIVQLLGIPPEVALQLQLPDYHPAASPDTTHFAPILEWMKTKKLVPHSYQATGLVPPLPDLQ, via the coding sequence ATGGTACAGCAGCCCAAGCATCGGAAGGCCCTTCTAGGCACTCTCGCCCTAGGCCTCGCGCTCACCGCGGGGATCCTGAGTTCGTGCCTCACTGGAGGACGCAAGGCAGGCGCACAGCCCGCCCTCATCCTGGGGATCATGCCTTCGGTAGACTACCTCCCTATAGCGATTGCCTCCGAGCATGGCTTCTTCGACGACTCCGTGGAGCTCGTCCGCTTCTCCTCTCCTATGGAGCGCGATGCCGCCCTACAGACGGGCTCGGTGGACGGATCGATCACAGACTACATGAGCGCTATGCTGCTGCAAAGCAAGGGGCAGGAGCTCGTCCTCCCCGTGGCTACTCAGGGGAGCTTCCGCCTCGTCTTCGGGCACAATGAAGATCTCATGCGCCTCTCCGACCTAGAAGGCAAGCATATCGGCCTCTCCTCCCACACCGTCATCGAGTACGCTACGGAGAAGGCGCTGGTATCCCCTAAGGGCAAGACCCTCCCCTTCACGCCCGTGGAGGTGCAGAAGGTACCCATCCGCCTAGAGATGCTGCGCTCGGGTGAGCTCGACGCAGCGATCCTGCCCGAGCCCTTCGCTACCCTCGCTGCGACGAAGGGGCTGCGTGTGGTCAGCCTACCCGATGGGATCATCGAACATATCACAGGCCTCGCCCTTCTCCGCAAGAGCTACGAGACCAAGCGCTCCGCCGTCGTCTCCCTCATCAAGGGCTATAATGAGGCTATAGCCTACATGCAGGAGGCCCCGCGTGAGGAGTGGGTGGGCTCTATCGTCCAGCTCCTAGGCATCCCCCCCGAGGTAGCCCTACAGCTGCAGCTCCCCGACTATCATCCAGCCGCCAGCCCCGACACGACGCACTTTGCCCCCATCCTCGAGTGGATGAAGACCAAGAAGCTCGTCCCCCACAGCTATCAGGCTACAGGGCTCGTGCCTCCGCTCCCCGACCTGCAGTAA
- the nth gene encoding endonuclease III, with amino-acid sequence MTRSERYRGVIAWFEEHMPVAETELDYRSPFELLVAVILSAQCTDKRVNLVTPALFLQYPTAELMAQAEVEDIFELIRSISYPKAKAGYLVGTAQRLVADYGGEVPEEREELMKLPGVGRKTANVIASVIFQQPTMAVDTHVFRVANRIGLTTNSRTPLATELTLIKYIPEELIPKAHHWLILHGRYVCLARKPKCSECGLSSLCRYYAAAQRKQSKSSKN; translated from the coding sequence GTGACACGCAGCGAGCGCTATAGGGGCGTCATAGCATGGTTCGAGGAGCACATGCCAGTGGCCGAGACGGAGCTGGACTACCGCAGCCCCTTCGAGCTCCTGGTGGCCGTCATCCTCTCGGCACAGTGCACGGACAAGCGGGTGAACCTCGTGACGCCCGCCCTCTTCCTCCAGTACCCGACGGCTGAGCTGATGGCTCAGGCTGAGGTGGAGGACATCTTCGAGCTCATCCGCAGCATCAGCTACCCCAAGGCCAAGGCGGGCTACCTCGTCGGCACAGCGCAGCGCCTCGTCGCGGACTACGGCGGTGAGGTACCCGAGGAGCGAGAGGAGCTGATGAAGCTGCCGGGGGTCGGACGCAAGACCGCCAACGTCATCGCCTCCGTCATCTTCCAGCAGCCGACGATGGCCGTCGACACCCACGTCTTCCGCGTGGCGAACCGCATCGGGCTGACGACGAACTCCAGGACGCCGCTCGCCACCGAGCTCACCCTCATCAAGTACATCCCCGAGGAGCTTATCCCCAAGGCGCACCACTGGCTCATCCTCCACGGGCGCTATGTCTGCCTAGCTCGCAAGCCTAAGTGCTCGGAGTGCGGACTGAGCTCCCTCTGCCGCTACTACGCTGCGGCCCAACGTAAGCAAAGCAAATCATCAAAGAACTAG
- the pheS gene encoding phenylalanine--tRNA ligase subunit alpha: MQERIEQLKAELLALSAQTAQELEELRIKYISKKGLIPQLFDAFKTVPSEQKRLVGQQLNELKELATSRINELRAALAGQGTSHSDIDWSRSAYPTPLGTRHPLTLVQQEITEIFSRLGFSIAEGPEIEDDWHVFSALNFAEDHPARDMQDTFFVSNVPGTLLRTHTSSVQTRTMLSSEPPIRIICPGRVYRNEAISYRAHCFFHQVEALYIDQNVSFADLKQVLLYFAQELFGTDTKIRLRPSYFPFTEPSAEMDISCNICGGTGCNFCKHTGWVEILGCGMVDPNVLENCGIDSKKYSGYALGMGIERITNLKYRVSDLRLFSENDVRFLEQFKGAGR, encoded by the coding sequence ATGCAAGAGAGAATAGAACAGCTAAAGGCCGAGCTCCTCGCGCTCAGCGCACAGACCGCGCAGGAGCTGGAGGAGCTGCGCATCAAGTATATCAGCAAGAAGGGACTCATTCCCCAGCTCTTCGATGCCTTCAAGACCGTGCCGAGTGAGCAGAAGCGCCTGGTCGGGCAGCAGCTCAACGAGCTCAAGGAGCTCGCCACGAGCCGCATCAACGAGCTGCGTGCAGCACTCGCAGGCCAAGGGACGAGCCACAGCGACATCGATTGGTCACGTAGCGCCTACCCCACGCCCCTCGGTACGCGCCACCCGCTGACGCTCGTCCAGCAGGAGATCACGGAGATCTTCTCCCGCCTCGGCTTCTCTATCGCCGAGGGTCCCGAGATCGAGGATGACTGGCACGTCTTCTCCGCGCTCAACTTCGCAGAGGATCATCCCGCACGCGACATGCAGGATACTTTCTTTGTGAGCAATGTCCCTGGCACGCTGCTGCGCACGCACACCTCCTCTGTACAGACGCGCACCATGCTGTCCTCTGAGCCACCGATCCGTATCATCTGCCCAGGGCGCGTGTACCGCAATGAGGCCATCTCCTACCGTGCGCACTGCTTCTTCCACCAGGTAGAGGCGCTGTACATCGACCAGAACGTCTCCTTCGCCGACCTCAAGCAGGTCCTCCTCTACTTCGCGCAGGAGCTCTTCGGCACCGATACCAAGATCCGTCTGCGCCCCTCCTACTTCCCCTTCACCGAGCCCTCTGCCGAGATGGATATCTCCTGCAACATCTGCGGGGGGACGGGTTGTAACTTCTGCAAACACACGGGCTGGGTCGAGATCCTCGGCTGCGGCATGGTGGACCCCAACGTGCTGGAGAACTGCGGTATCGACAGCAAGAAGTACTCCGGCTACGCCCTCGGCATGGGTATCGAGCGCATCACCAACCTCAAGTATCGCGTGAGTGACCTGCGTCTCTTCTCGGAGAACGATGTGCGCTTCCTCGAGCAGTTCAAGGGCGCGGGGCGCTAG